In Spirobacillus cienkowskii, a genomic segment contains:
- a CDS encoding flagellin, translating into MGYRIMTNVTSITNQRHMRNTRKMLDQSLERLASGYRINKAADDAAGLAISEKLRSKIRGLQQAQRNANDGISLIQTAEGGMNEVQNMLIRMRELGVQAASDTIGPKERIYLDLEYQALKDEIDRIAYATEFNGTQLLDGTGGILEIQINTGGDNILGVDRLEYNSFKADVKTNRLGVADLSLDTKVGAQFSLTAIENAIDYVSGIRADLGALQNRLGSTINNIATTVENLSAANSRIKDVDIAEESSELTRNQILLQSGTSVLQQANVTSRMALSLLEGR; encoded by the coding sequence ATGGGCTACAGGATAATGACCAACGTAACCTCGATTACCAATCAAAGACATATGCGGAACACCCGCAAAATGCTTGATCAAAGTCTCGAGCGATTGGCTTCTGGTTATCGCATCAACAAAGCAGCTGATGACGCAGCCGGACTTGCAATTAGCGAAAAACTACGGTCAAAAATAAGAGGATTGCAACAAGCACAACGTAACGCCAACGATGGCATTAGCTTGATTCAAACCGCTGAAGGTGGCATGAACGAAGTACAAAATATGCTAATTCGTATGCGTGAACTTGGCGTCCAAGCTGCATCAGATACAATAGGTCCAAAAGAGCGAATTTATCTCGATTTAGAATACCAAGCACTCAAAGATGAAATTGATCGTATTGCTTATGCGACCGAATTTAACGGAACACAACTCTTAGATGGTACCGGAGGAATACTTGAAATCCAAATTAACACAGGTGGTGACAACATCCTTGGCGTCGACCGTTTAGAGTACAATTCTTTTAAAGCAGATGTCAAAACAAATAGACTTGGTGTCGCAGATCTTTCTTTGGATACTAAAGTTGGAGCACAATTTTCGCTTACTGCAATTGAAAATGCAATCGATTACGTCAGTGGTATTCGAGCAGATCTCGGGGCTTTACAAAACAGACTCGGATCGACTATTAATAATATTGCAACCACTGTTGAAAATTTAAGCGCTGCAAATAGCCGGATTAAGGATGTCGATATTGCTGAGGAAAGCTCTGAACTGACCCGAAATCAAATATTGTTGCAGTCAGGTACAAGCGTCTTGCAGCAAGCAAATGTAACATCTCGAATGGCACTCTCTCTTTTAGAAGGAAGATAA
- a CDS encoding DUF1338 domain-containing protein yields the protein MQNIQDTIIDNVIKKLWQNYKKKVPQASIIENAIKQKQDIWVEDHIAFRTLPGKNCGLNILKNIFELLGYKKSNSYKFQDKRLSAISMDPPHQENMPSTKVFPKVFISVLEPEGFSSSFVKCINNYTADVTLSPLDKFKSEFNLLKKYPQRVDDFSESLALFLNSGAIWRKPIYKDYETLRKESEYAAWTLVFGNTPNHFTVSVHLMNNFKSLKEFNNFIESELKIKLNNAGGSIIKGTPEVKLEQSATLAEEILVPFQDGFQKIPYAFVEFAYRFTLEGKKHDGIWDNYYQGFVTSNADKIFESTNFRK from the coding sequence ATGCAAAATATTCAAGACACTATAATTGATAATGTAATTAAAAAACTTTGGCAAAATTATAAAAAAAAGGTTCCTCAAGCTAGCATCATCGAAAACGCTATAAAACAAAAACAAGACATATGGGTTGAAGATCATATTGCATTTAGAACATTACCAGGCAAAAACTGTGGGTTAAATATATTAAAAAATATTTTTGAGTTACTTGGTTATAAAAAATCAAATAGCTATAAGTTTCAAGATAAAAGACTTTCTGCAATATCTATGGATCCTCCTCATCAAGAAAATATGCCTAGCACAAAAGTTTTTCCTAAAGTTTTTATTAGTGTTCTTGAACCTGAAGGATTTTCTTCTAGTTTTGTAAAATGTATCAATAATTATACAGCAGATGTTACCCTATCACCACTTGATAAATTCAAATCTGAATTTAATTTGTTAAAAAAATATCCTCAAAGAGTTGATGATTTTTCAGAATCACTTGCACTTTTTCTAAATAGCGGTGCTATTTGGCGTAAGCCAATTTATAAAGACTATGAAACACTTCGCAAAGAAAGTGAGTATGCAGCTTGGACTCTTGTTTTTGGCAATACTCCCAATCATTTTACGGTCAGCGTTCATTTGATGAACAATTTTAAAAGCCTAAAAGAATTTAATAATTTTATTGAATCAGAACTTAAAATTAAATTAAACAACGCAGGAGGGTCCATTATTAAAGGCACTCCTGAAGTAAAGCTCGAACAAAGCGCTACGCTCGCAGAAGAAATTCTTGTTCCATTTCAAGATGGCTTTCAAAAAATTCCTTACGCCTTTGTAGAATTTGCCTATCGCTTTACTTTAGAAGGAAAAAAACACGACGGAATTTGGGATAACTATTACCAAGGTTTTGTAACAAGCAATGCAGATAAAATATTTGAATCCACTAATTTTAGAAAGTAA
- the murI gene encoding glutamate racemase, whose product MICKNKIKPNIAFFDSSQGGLTVWESVLKRFPQLNTQYLGDNARCPYGNKSQETITRYAIEAANFLEKRNAILLVIACGTASSVAAKQLQKQFSMPVIGIVEGFCKFVSEILTDKLRTVAVLGTHFTIRSARFAEELKLLGIAKVWSKACPLFVPLVEEGITTGSIVDSTCEMYLCEIPEDTKVVMLACTHYPRLAFSIADYLEKKLGKTVVYKTIHGDWVMKLGRKATDDPVYLVESSLPIVNFVTQFIKNNNFENILFTEECSVMCTDSPEQFESIARFFTSIPLPKVESVEIFS is encoded by the coding sequence ATGATTTGTAAAAATAAAATTAAGCCCAATATTGCTTTTTTTGACTCTAGCCAAGGTGGCCTCACTGTTTGGGAGAGTGTATTAAAACGCTTTCCGCAACTCAATACTCAGTATTTAGGTGATAATGCCCGTTGTCCGTATGGAAATAAAAGCCAAGAAACCATTACCCGATACGCGATAGAGGCGGCTAATTTTTTAGAAAAAAGAAATGCGATTCTTTTGGTTATTGCTTGCGGTACTGCTTCAAGTGTTGCGGCAAAGCAGTTACAAAAACAATTTTCTATGCCAGTGATTGGTATTGTAGAAGGGTTTTGCAAGTTTGTAAGTGAAATATTAACCGATAAATTAAGAACCGTGGCCGTTCTTGGCACTCATTTTACCATACGAAGTGCGCGATTTGCAGAAGAACTTAAGTTACTTGGTATTGCAAAGGTTTGGTCGAAAGCGTGTCCGTTGTTTGTTCCTTTAGTAGAAGAAGGAATTACGACAGGCTCTATTGTTGATTCAACATGCGAAATGTATCTTTGCGAAATTCCAGAAGATACAAAGGTTGTTATGCTTGCTTGTACTCATTATCCAAGACTCGCTTTTTCCATTGCTGATTATCTTGAAAAAAAACTTGGTAAAACTGTTGTGTATAAAACTATTCATGGCGATTGGGTTATGAAGCTAGGTCGTAAAGCGACAGACGATCCAGTTTATTTAGTAGAATCTTCTTTGCCAATAGTTAATTTTGTTACGCAGTTTATAAAAAATAATAATTTTGAAAATATATTGTTTACAGAAGAATGCTCTGTTATGTGTACGGATTCTCCAGAACAGTTTGAAAGTATTGCCAGATTTTTTACTTCTATACCATTACCAAAAGTGGAGTCAGTTGAAATTTTTTCTTAA
- a CDS encoding HAD-IA family hydrolase, which yields MLWPEISLNDIKLLDCVWTNERAKVCQKNKNFAGFVFFDIGGVLIDLDWDAFFLEYSKLLPVNISKDFNNIVALLKNEGTWSKWCSGQMGAFEYANCLNHALQRTFDVKDKSLSVHEIKQADSYVVGGVRHRVVEFAKLLRQKNFGIGVLSNATTWHEIMIEKRLPVRDIFDVTIFSQDVGYEKPDPQIYKHAFLEAKKFVNQKFATNLEAQDVYFIDDTPANVYAAREAGWQSGLVNLLNDVILQKLNSGLISPEELKAFSKQRENLLFGVLAGNRVEKIFGNMLE from the coding sequence ATGCTTTGGCCCGAGATTTCTTTAAATGATATCAAGTTACTCGATTGTGTTTGGACAAATGAACGCGCAAAGGTTTGTCAAAAAAATAAGAATTTTGCTGGTTTTGTATTTTTTGATATTGGTGGCGTCTTGATTGACTTAGATTGGGATGCTTTTTTTCTTGAGTATTCTAAATTATTGCCTGTTAATATTTCTAAAGATTTTAATAACATTGTTGCTTTGTTAAAAAATGAAGGGACATGGAGTAAATGGTGTTCGGGGCAAATGGGTGCATTTGAGTACGCAAATTGTCTCAATCATGCGTTGCAACGAACTTTTGATGTAAAAGATAAAAGTCTCTCTGTGCATGAAATCAAACAGGCAGATAGTTATGTCGTGGGTGGTGTGCGTCATAGAGTTGTTGAATTCGCAAAATTGTTGCGTCAAAAAAACTTTGGGATTGGTGTCTTAAGCAATGCAACAACGTGGCATGAGATTATGATTGAAAAGCGATTACCGGTAAGAGATATTTTTGATGTCACTATTTTTAGCCAGGATGTTGGTTATGAAAAACCAGACCCACAAATTTACAAGCATGCTTTTTTGGAGGCAAAAAAATTTGTGAATCAAAAATTTGCAACCAATTTAGAAGCTCAAGATGTATATTTTATCGATGATACGCCAGCTAATGTGTATGCAGCGCGCGAGGCTGGCTGGCAGTCGGGCTTGGTGAATTTACTCAATGATGTAATTTTACAAAAACTAAATAGTGGGTTGATATCTCCAGAAGAATTAAAAGCGTTCTCAAAACAAAGAGAAAACCTGTTGTTTGGAGTTCTTGCTGGAAACAGAGTTGAAAAAATCTTTGGAAATATGCTTGAATGA
- a CDS encoding response regulator, producing MPVSKKRNVSSMKSTEKKITVLILEDHSINLKLENIALLKAGFNVKTADNLERMKTILTHEKIDVVIMDYFFQKLKGIQEIKHLKQNNHNPNLRIIVWSIEHQNEIMDQAYFLGCDLYLVKPLPRPKLIQEIKKVAKVNYRKAERSPCKIGFILKNEDKIYKTIAIDISATGCHLLDLNKEINVSLEQVIICEFILPNTASLITCKGKVVRITEEGFGIKFLTLNEPDQQKITHFVNSNSLSIKSEHYYL from the coding sequence ATGCCAGTTTCAAAAAAACGCAACGTTTCTTCTATGAAATCAACAGAAAAAAAAATTACAGTCCTGATTTTAGAAGATCATTCAATCAATTTAAAACTTGAAAACATTGCGTTACTTAAAGCAGGTTTCAACGTAAAAACTGCTGATAACCTTGAGCGAATGAAAACGATATTAACCCATGAAAAAATAGATGTCGTTATAATGGATTACTTTTTTCAAAAACTCAAAGGAATACAAGAAATTAAACACCTCAAGCAAAACAACCATAATCCAAACCTTCGAATTATCGTTTGGTCAATTGAACATCAAAATGAAATCATGGATCAGGCTTATTTTTTAGGTTGTGATTTATACCTGGTAAAACCGCTTCCGCGCCCAAAATTAATTCAAGAAATTAAAAAAGTGGCAAAAGTTAACTACCGCAAAGCAGAAAGAAGCCCCTGCAAAATTGGATTTATTCTAAAAAATGAAGACAAGATCTACAAAACTATTGCAATCGATATCTCTGCAACTGGATGCCATTTGTTAGACTTAAACAAAGAAATCAATGTTTCTTTAGAACAAGTGATAATCTGTGAATTTATTTTACCAAATACCGCAAGTTTAATAACATGCAAAGGGAAAGTCGTTCGCATAACAGAAGAAGGATTTGGGATCAAGTTTTTAACCCTAAATGAGCCTGACCAACAAAAAATTACACATTTTGTAAATTCAAATAGCCTATCTATAAAATCTGAGCATTATTATTTATAA
- the fliS gene encoding flagellar export chaperone FliS, protein MNTKALKAYQSTNVTTANPSKILLMLYEGCIKFIRVAKAKMQENKTAEKGKNISKALAILSELINTLDHEVGGQLSADLENLYIFIMDKLIEGNLHNRVEDLEISERLLMTLYEAWEDVVNNPRPDGVPSPKLQPDLYSMYVNSKQELPKTPQVEKKASGVSVNLSNEFKQPSVGGNVVTKKVG, encoded by the coding sequence ATGAATACCAAAGCGTTAAAAGCCTATCAGTCAACAAACGTTACCACTGCAAATCCTAGTAAAATTTTGCTTATGCTTTATGAAGGATGCATTAAATTTATTAGAGTTGCTAAAGCAAAAATGCAAGAAAATAAGACGGCCGAAAAAGGCAAGAATATTAGCAAAGCATTAGCAATTTTATCTGAACTGATTAATACCCTAGATCATGAAGTGGGGGGGCAGCTTTCCGCAGATCTTGAAAACTTGTATATTTTTATTATGGATAAGTTAATTGAGGGTAATCTCCACAATAGAGTTGAGGATCTCGAAATTTCTGAAAGACTTTTAATGACTTTATACGAAGCATGGGAAGATGTCGTTAATAATCCCCGGCCTGATGGAGTGCCGAGTCCAAAATTACAACCAGATTTGTATTCAATGTATGTAAATTCTAAACAAGAATTACCAAAAACACCTCAAGTAGAAAAAAAAGCGAGTGGTGTTTCTGTAAATCTGTCTAACGAATTTAAACAACCCTCAGTTGGTGGTAATGTGGTCACTAAAAAGGTCGGATAG
- the fliD gene encoding flagellar filament capping protein FliD — protein MAPIRVNTGSGIDPKMVDQLVEIQKEPIKQLESRKKVLADEQRQFNELKGLVSTLGTTLNGMRTRADFYKLKVVSSHPDIIEGTVDNNAPIGNFELEVRHLAKANKLLTQSFPDKDQTPVGFGYMSIETENGDSFDVDIDPDNSTLQDVAIQINSMAKGVKAIVINTKEGIEDSEEDNYRLIVISEQSGKEAKITIDPDTTYLEFKEQVTGRNLEMLFEDVKVYNETNKVTDLFPGLILDVKREEPGTKINVKIDYDVEKTMDVIKKFVETYNKVNEFIDKQFQLDPTTNKAGVLSKDNSLRTLRRALQSSIQFSVPGKKYQTLADAGISTDPKTGGLKYDETKVKQALTEDYPGVAKLFIQSDESTGLGIRMSDSVRAIQNQQSGVISSKEREYKRILDNFDKDIAFKTRHAKQREEAIRRQFTVVEQLINGMNAQGQVLQQRLGAPAPEQM, from the coding sequence ATGGCTCCTATTCGAGTCAATACAGGTTCTGGTATTGATCCCAAAATGGTCGATCAGTTGGTTGAAATTCAAAAAGAACCAATCAAACAACTTGAAAGCAGAAAAAAAGTACTTGCTGATGAGCAAAGACAATTTAATGAATTGAAAGGTCTTGTGAGTACCCTTGGCACAACCCTAAATGGGATGCGAACTCGAGCCGATTTTTACAAGCTAAAAGTTGTAAGCTCGCACCCCGATATTATTGAAGGCACTGTTGATAACAATGCACCCATTGGCAATTTTGAATTAGAAGTTCGCCATCTTGCAAAGGCAAATAAACTTTTAACGCAAAGCTTTCCTGACAAAGATCAAACTCCAGTTGGATTTGGGTATATGTCAATTGAAACTGAAAATGGTGATTCGTTTGATGTCGATATTGATCCCGATAATTCCACGTTGCAAGATGTTGCAATTCAAATTAATTCTATGGCGAAAGGTGTTAAGGCGATTGTCATTAATACTAAAGAAGGAATTGAAGACTCTGAAGAAGACAATTATCGATTGATAGTCATTTCAGAGCAATCTGGTAAAGAAGCAAAAATTACAATTGATCCAGATACCACTTACCTTGAATTTAAAGAGCAAGTGACTGGAAGAAATTTAGAAATGCTTTTTGAAGATGTAAAAGTTTATAATGAAACAAATAAAGTAACAGATTTATTTCCTGGATTAATACTTGATGTTAAAAGAGAAGAACCTGGAACAAAGATAAATGTAAAAATAGATTATGATGTTGAAAAAACAATGGACGTCATAAAAAAATTTGTTGAAACATATAATAAAGTAAACGAATTTATTGATAAACAATTTCAGTTAGATCCTACAACAAACAAAGCTGGAGTGCTTTCTAAAGATAACAGTTTAAGGACGTTACGGAGAGCATTGCAATCTTCTATTCAATTTAGTGTACCAGGAAAAAAGTACCAAACTTTAGCAGATGCAGGAATTTCTACCGATCCAAAAACTGGCGGTTTGAAATACGATGAGACTAAAGTGAAACAGGCTTTAACCGAAGATTATCCTGGAGTTGCGAAGTTGTTTATCCAATCGGATGAGTCAACTGGTCTCGGCATTCGGATGTCTGATTCTGTGCGTGCAATTCAAAATCAGCAAAGCGGTGTGATTTCATCAAAAGAGCGTGAATATAAAAGAATTCTCGACAATTTTGATAAAGACATCGCTTTTAAAACAAGGCATGCCAAACAACGCGAAGAGGCGATCAGAAGACAATTTACCGTGGTTGAACAACTTATCAATGGAATGAATGCTCAAGGGCAAGTTTTGCAACAGAGATTAGGTGCTCCGGCTCCTGAACAAATGTAG
- a CDS encoding glycosyltransferase family 4 protein: MLSDPNFDNLDSILHVNRSNAYGGLEIYTLLLIKKILEKKGKTALYCMPGSKLEAEAKKLGIPIYHAIKKAKISPLDIIRIRKIINKNNFKIIHTHTSHDVWLCSLTLYFCKNTTQIFSLYMNSINKNNIFHRFIYKNVKSIVTSSNILNQQVKLHYPVFPNQVQLLRYGRDLEKYQKNNAIRKKIREFYNVHDDEIVVATICRIDPQKGVKEFAESFLHFDAETKKKIKLWIVGEPTLKHLTKDQRPIYEPQSLQLFEWLNNFTLSPEINERIQLIPFQNDIISFLNAVDVFVLGTYKETYSLSVLDAMAMGLPVIGTNSGGTPEQILHNERGLLVQPKSSLEISKAISFYLNNPEHIARHGENAKKWIQKEHSWQQKLENLYCLYSQFNGK, translated from the coding sequence ATGTTAAGCGACCCGAATTTTGATAATCTAGACTCCATTCTCCACGTAAATCGCTCTAACGCTTACGGTGGGCTAGAAATCTATACTTTACTCCTTATAAAAAAGATTTTAGAAAAAAAGGGCAAAACTGCGCTATATTGCATGCCTGGTTCTAAGCTCGAAGCTGAAGCCAAAAAACTCGGCATACCCATTTATCATGCAATTAAAAAGGCAAAAATTAGTCCATTGGATATTATCCGTATTAGAAAAATAATTAATAAAAATAATTTTAAAATTATCCATACACACACCAGTCATGATGTATGGCTATGTTCATTAACTTTATATTTTTGTAAAAACACCACACAAATATTTAGTTTATATATGAATTCTATTAATAAAAATAATATTTTTCATCGCTTTATTTATAAAAATGTCAAATCTATTGTTACATCTTCAAATATATTAAATCAACAAGTTAAATTGCATTATCCAGTATTTCCAAATCAAGTTCAGTTGCTCCGGTATGGACGGGATTTAGAAAAATATCAAAAAAATAATGCTATCAGAAAGAAAATTCGCGAATTCTATAATGTGCATGATGATGAAATTGTTGTTGCAACCATTTGTCGAATCGATCCACAAAAAGGAGTAAAAGAATTTGCAGAATCTTTTCTCCATTTTGATGCCGAAACAAAGAAAAAAATTAAACTTTGGATTGTAGGAGAGCCCACCCTAAAACATCTTACTAAAGATCAGCGACCAATTTATGAGCCACAATCTTTGCAGCTTTTTGAATGGCTCAATAACTTTACACTTTCTCCTGAAATAAATGAAAGAATTCAACTTATTCCTTTTCAAAACGATATTATTTCATTTTTAAATGCTGTAGACGTTTTTGTACTTGGCACGTATAAAGAAACATATTCGTTATCTGTTTTGGATGCAATGGCCATGGGACTGCCAGTGATTGGCACTAACTCTGGTGGCACTCCCGAACAAATATTACACAATGAAAGAGGTTTATTAGTTCAACCAAAATCTTCGCTAGAAATTTCCAAAGCAATTTCTTTTTATTTAAATAATCCAGAGCATATTGCACGACATGGTGAAAATGCTAAAAAATGGATTCAAAAAGAACATTCTTGGCAACAAAAGCTTGAGAATTTATATTGCCTCTACTCACAATTTAACGGAAAATAA
- the rffA gene encoding dTDP-4-amino-4,6-dideoxygalactose transaminase: MNIPLCKAHIPSQAFENIYKVLSSGKLSGDGSFCHIAEEKLKKIFNIKNALLTSSCTHALETAMLLLEADYQDEVILPSYTFASTANSVIVAGLKPVFCDINPTTMNMDPSDVVKKITPRTKAIIPVHYAGVACDMESLLKIGNTYKLKIVEDAAHSIGATWQNVALGTIGDMGTLSFHDTKNIVCGEGGALLTNNEELAEKALIIREKGTNRTQFLRGQIDKYTWVLRGSSYVLAEPLAAILAAELDLLDELNFKRQHIYNYYISNLNTLEKQEKFTLPHIPKNCTSNYHLFHIILNNEQNRNALMEHLRSKGIGATFHYIPLHTAPLGQTFGYKVGDLPITEDFSKRLLRLPLYPDLDEQSLQYIVEEIHNWCDKNL; the protein is encoded by the coding sequence ATGAATATACCTCTTTGCAAAGCACATATCCCCTCTCAAGCATTTGAAAATATTTATAAAGTATTAAGCTCTGGAAAACTATCGGGAGATGGTTCTTTTTGTCATATTGCCGAAGAAAAACTAAAAAAAATTTTTAATATTAAAAATGCGTTACTCACTTCATCATGCACTCATGCTCTTGAAACGGCAATGTTACTGTTAGAAGCAGATTACCAAGATGAAGTTATTTTGCCTTCCTATACTTTTGCATCAACTGCCAATTCAGTGATCGTTGCGGGGTTAAAACCCGTATTTTGCGATATCAATCCAACCACAATGAATATGGATCCAAGTGACGTTGTTAAAAAAATCACGCCACGCACAAAGGCAATAATTCCTGTCCATTATGCTGGAGTTGCCTGCGATATGGAAAGCCTTTTAAAAATAGGCAATACATATAAACTCAAAATTGTCGAAGATGCAGCACACAGCATTGGTGCCACATGGCAAAATGTGGCATTAGGGACAATAGGCGACATGGGAACTTTAAGTTTTCATGACACAAAAAACATTGTCTGCGGCGAAGGCGGCGCACTGCTTACAAACAACGAGGAGCTTGCAGAAAAAGCGCTAATTATTAGAGAAAAAGGAACAAACCGAACTCAATTTTTACGTGGACAAATTGATAAATATACATGGGTATTAAGAGGTTCTAGTTATGTTTTAGCTGAACCATTAGCAGCTATTTTAGCTGCAGAACTCGATCTTTTAGATGAACTTAACTTTAAAAGACAACATATTTATAATTATTATATTTCAAACTTAAACACATTAGAAAAACAGGAAAAATTCACTCTTCCTCATATTCCAAAAAACTGTACTTCAAATTATCATCTTTTTCATATTATTTTAAATAACGAACAGAATCGCAACGCGTTAATGGAGCACTTAAGAAGTAAAGGGATTGGTGCAACGTTTCATTATATCCCACTTCATACCGCACCTCTGGGCCAAACTTTTGGCTACAAAGTGGGAGATCTCCCAATTACAGAAGATTTCTCAAAAAGATTGCTAAGACTGCCCCTCTACCCTGATCTTGATGAACAATCTTTGCAATATATTGTAGAAGAAATTCACAATTGGTGTGACAAAAACCTTTAA